The DNA segment CATCAACAATGTCCAAATATAGTAATTGATCTATGGCAATTGTCTTTAAGTAAATTCTATTTGTATCTGCCTTCTCTTTTCTGGTTTCGGTATAATTATTCTTTTCTTCTGAAGATATTGGTCTATACGATGAATTTTCTTCCACAAAGAAATTTACGTAAAAGTCTGGGGTTTTGGATTTTTCATATCCTTGTTTATACAGTTGAAGCGCGATAACCTGTAGTACTCTTTTCGTTTCCTCTTCCGGGAGGTTGGAGTCTATTGTGGGGTAGAAACTATAGGTTTTATAGCTGCTAAGATCAATCGTTTTATCGTGTTGAACATCCATTGTGGTGCTACAGGATACCAATACTAAAAGCATATAAAACGACAGAACGTATTTCATTACTTGGAAGGCGGAAATTTTTTAAGGATTTTTGAAACTACTTCTTCATAATGTTCTTTTTTCTGCAGTGGATTGGCTTTTTCTTTTAAATCAGCTTCAGCGATTGCTTGCCAAACCAAATCGTCATTTGAAACATCTATAATATCCATGGTAATGGCTTGTTCATAAATACGACCTCCAATGGGGATTCCACCGCTAACGCCTACACCTACATTACCACCTCCACCACCAACACCAATGCCGATGGTGTTACGAGAACTCCGAAGGTTTTCTTTTGCATAAAAGTTGATATACAATTGTG comes from the Marixanthomonas ophiurae genome and includes:
- a CDS encoding DUF4136 domain-containing protein translates to MKYVLSFYMLLVLVSCSTTMDVQHDKTIDLSSYKTYSFYPTIDSNLPEEETKRVLQVIALQLYKQGYEKSKTPDFYVNFFVEENSSYRPISSEEKNNYTETRKEKADTNRIYLKTIAIDQLLYLDIVDVKKDQLAWNVVIKGFIEEPITDERLFQYYSERIEKALKKFKKSAIDK
- a CDS encoding DUF4136 domain-containing protein is translated as MKYPSIVLITLLFISCGTSVGVDYDKEVDFSQYTTYNFFPTIQSGLNDLDDKRIMQATDSVLQARGFVKSETPQLYINFYAKENLRSSRNTIGIGVGGGGGNVGVGVSGGIPIGGRIYEQAITMDIIDVSNDDLVWQAIAEADLKEKANPLQKKEHYEEVVSKILKKFPPSK